One Pseudomonas entomophila genomic window carries:
- the ctlX gene encoding citrulline utilization hydrolase CtlX, with protein sequence MQTTNTVLMIRPARFTFNPDTALNNRFQQAPLDPATASEKALEEFDGYVETLRQHGVEVLVVQDTPEPHTPDSIFPNNWWSSHADGSLVLYPMEGRNRRLERDKGALRVLEERFAIQRTVDLSPLEQQNLFLEGTGSMVLDREHRISYACHSGRTHEHALRQFAEQLDYRLCLFHAVDRQHAPIYHSNVMMNVGRQLAVACLDALPHATERRTLEHSLRDTGKQVLALTFEQLENFAGNMLEVHDRDGRSLLVMSRSAWRSLEPRQRRQVEQHSHPVVVNIDHIERIGGGSARCMLAEVHLPSRH encoded by the coding sequence ATGCAAACAACAAATACCGTCCTCATGATTCGCCCCGCGCGGTTCACCTTCAACCCGGACACCGCGCTCAACAATCGTTTCCAGCAAGCACCACTGGACCCGGCGACCGCAAGCGAGAAGGCCCTGGAGGAATTCGACGGCTACGTCGAAACCCTGCGCCAGCACGGTGTCGAGGTGCTGGTGGTGCAGGATACGCCTGAGCCTCACACGCCGGATTCGATCTTCCCCAATAACTGGTGGAGCAGCCACGCCGACGGCAGCCTGGTGCTCTACCCGATGGAAGGCCGCAATCGCCGCCTGGAACGCGACAAGGGTGCGTTGCGCGTACTGGAGGAGCGTTTTGCCATCCAGCGCACCGTCGACCTGAGCCCGCTGGAACAGCAGAATCTGTTCCTCGAAGGCACCGGCAGCATGGTGCTCGACCGTGAGCACCGCATCAGCTATGCCTGCCACTCCGGGCGCACCCACGAACATGCCCTGCGCCAGTTCGCCGAACAGCTCGACTACCGCCTGTGCCTGTTCCACGCCGTCGACCGCCAGCACGCCCCCATCTACCACAGCAACGTGATGATGAACGTCGGCCGCCAGCTGGCCGTAGCCTGCCTCGACGCCCTGCCCCACGCCACGGAACGCCGCACCCTCGAACATTCGCTGCGTGATACCGGCAAGCAGGTGCTGGCGTTGACCTTCGAGCAGTTGGAGAACTTCGCCGGCAACATGCTCGAAGTCCACGACCGCGACGGTCGGTCGCTGCTGGTGATGTCACGCAGCGCCTGGCGTTCGCTGGAACCGCGGCAACGCCGCCAGGTGGAACAGCACAGCCATCCCGTGGTGGTGAATATCGACCATATCGAACGCATCGGTGGCGGCAGCGCGCGCTGCATGCTCGCCGAAGTCCACCTGCCCTCGCGCCACTGA
- the folD gene encoding bifunctional methylenetetrahydrofolate dehydrogenase/methenyltetrahydrofolate cyclohydrolase FolD, whose amino-acid sequence MTAHLIDGKAIAANLRQQIAQRVAERRQQGLRTPGLAVILVGTDPASQVYVSHKRKDCEEVGFISQAFDLPSDTTQQALTDLIDRLNDDPAVDGILLQLPLPAHLDASLLLERIRPDKDVDGFHPYNIGRLAQRIPLLRPCTPKGIMTLLESTGQDLYGMNAVIVGASNIVGRPMAMELLLAGCTVTVCHRFTKDLAGHVGRADLVVVAAGKPGLVKGEWIKEGAIVIDVGINRQEDGKLVGDVVYETALPRAGWITPVPGGVGPMTRACLLENTLYAAEELHK is encoded by the coding sequence ATGACTGCACACCTTATCGATGGCAAGGCGATCGCCGCCAACCTGCGCCAGCAGATCGCCCAACGTGTCGCCGAGCGCCGCCAGCAGGGCCTGCGCACACCAGGCCTGGCGGTGATCCTGGTCGGTACCGATCCGGCCTCCCAAGTCTATGTCTCGCACAAGCGCAAGGACTGCGAAGAAGTCGGCTTCATCTCGCAAGCGTTCGACCTGCCCAGCGATACCACGCAGCAAGCCCTGACCGACCTGATCGACCGCCTCAACGACGACCCGGCCGTTGATGGCATCCTGCTGCAACTGCCGCTGCCGGCACATCTGGATGCCTCGCTGCTGCTCGAGCGCATTCGCCCGGATAAAGACGTCGACGGCTTCCACCCGTACAACATCGGTCGCCTGGCCCAGCGCATCCCCCTGCTGCGCCCCTGCACCCCGAAAGGCATCATGACCCTGCTGGAAAGCACCGGCCAGGATCTGTACGGGATGAACGCGGTGATCGTCGGCGCTTCGAACATCGTCGGCCGCCCCATGGCCATGGAACTGCTGCTGGCCGGCTGCACCGTGACCGTCTGCCACCGCTTCACCAAGGACCTGGCCGGCCATGTCGGCCGTGCCGACCTGGTGGTGGTCGCTGCCGGCAAGCCGGGCCTGGTCAAGGGCGAGTGGATCAAGGAAGGCGCCATCGTCATCGACGTCGGCATCAACCGCCAGGAAGACGGCAAGCTGGTGGGCGACGTGGTCTACGAGACGGCTCTGCCCCGCGCCGGCTGGATCACCCCGGTGCCGGGCGGCGTGGGCCCGATGACCCGCGCGTGCCTGCTGGAGAACACCTTGTATGCCGCCGAAGAGCTGCATAAGTAA